The following proteins come from a genomic window of Leopardus geoffroyi isolate Oge1 chromosome A3, O.geoffroyi_Oge1_pat1.0, whole genome shotgun sequence:
- the TP53TG5 gene encoding TP53-target gene 5 protein gives MSPSARKRPKDRMVSKLQDEEPQDKIPQPVSKAIRRNRLKMVLKNLSLLKLLKSSNPRIQELHNLAKRCWNSLLRVPKILGISTRSSNVCDRVEQDNEELQEAGCPEKTLESKKLQSTGELKQGLGERNKAQESPAAVLQGKEQMKPELPQTSKDHGLTAFPGAQGRQSPKGKPRVIFLKTYQHKTPMGDKQQLEAADQWIWFEGLPTRIHLPGPRVMCRSSTLRWVKRCCTRFCSASLELPMCHPYRV, from the exons ATGAGTCCATCAGCAAGGAAAAGGCCCAAGGATAGAATGGTTTCCAAG ctaCAAGATGAAGAACCACAGGACAAGATACCGCAACCTGTCAGCAAAGCAATTAGGCGGAACCGACTTAAGATG GTATTAAAAAACTTGTCGCTCTTGAAGCTGCTCAAGAGCTCAAACCCCCGGATCCAAGAACTGCATAACTTGGCCAAAAGGTGTTGGAATTCGTTGCTCAGAGTTCCGAAGATCCTTGGGATCTCCACCAG gagCAGTAATGTCTGCGATAGAGTGGAACAAGATAATGAAGAGCTCCAAGAGGCTGGGTGCCCCGAGAAGACACTGGAATCCAAGAAATTACAGTCCACAGGGGAGCTcaagcaggggttgggggagaggaacAAGGCACAGGAATCACCTGCAGCAGTGCTCCAGGGCAAAGAGCAGATGAAGCCTGAGCTCCCACAGACATCGAAGGATCATGGCCTAACCGCTTTCCCTGGAGCCCAGGGAAGGCAATCACCTAAAGGAAAACCCCGCGTCATCTTCCTGAAGACCTACCAGCACAAAACTCCCATGGGGGACAAGCAGCAGCTGGAGGCAGCTGACCAGTGGATCTGGTTTGAGGGGTTGCCCACCCGAATCCACCTCCCCGGGCCTCGGGTGATGTGCAGGTCGTCCACCCTGCGCTGGGTCAAGCGCTGCTGCACGCGCTTCTGCTCTGCGTCACTCGAGCTGCCCATGTGCCATCCGTACAGAGTGTGA